TGCGGGTCCGGGGGTCGTAGTCAGTGATCCACGGACCGCCGGAGACCCCGCCGTGGAAGCCGCCGCAGACCATCCGCATCTGCCGGAAACCAGGCAGTGAGGAGGTGTTGACATCGCAACGGAACGCCTGGTGCTGCTTGTTGACGTCTTCGCCGCCGGGATAACCGATCACGGTGGCGGTGTGGCGATAGCCGGACGCCCGGGTGAAGGTGAGTGCACCGGTGACGTTCTCGGCCTTGCCCCTGCCGTTCGGCGCGAGCTGCGCGAAGGCGAGGTCCAGGTCGGAAACGGGCTGCTTGGTGTTCTGCCGGTACCTCGGGTCCACGAAGATCCGCTTCACCTCGAAGACGCCGCTGGGCTGGTTGGCCGCGGAGGATCCGTGGCGGTACTGCGGTACGAAGACGGGGTGCGTGGCGCTCCTGAGGCCGATGGCGCAGTGACCGGCGGTGAGGACCAGATCCTTGCCGCGGCTGTGGACGACGCTGCCCGTGCAGGACGTCTCCCTGCCGCCGAACGGCTTGCCGTCGTAGAAGAACGTGCCCACCATCGGCAGGCCGCCGAAGTACGTCCCCTGTTTGGTGCCGCCGGGCGCTTCCGCCCGCTCCGGCCCGTACCGGTCCGAGTCGACGGGTACGGCGTCCGCCATGCGCTCGGCCGTCCAGAACCTCTCGCCCTCGGTGCGGGTCGCTGCCGAAGCGGGACCGGGGCGGAGTACTCCCGCGAAGACGATCAGAGCGAGTACAGGAAGCCAACGTGAGCGCAACACACTGTCTCTCTGCTGGAGGGGCAACGGCCGTGACGAGGCGATACTTGTACCCAAGGGGTCCGGCGACATTCCAGGACCCGTCGGAGCCGGCGACCTCAGTCGTCGCCGAGCACTGGCCACGTACTCCGTCGGGCGCGACGCAGCAGCACCGGATCGTCGCCCACGACCACCGGATTGCCGACCTCGGTCAGCAGGGCGAGGTCGGCCGCCTCGTCCGCGTACGCCGAGCAGTCCGCCGGGTCGAAGCCGTACTCCCGCATCAGCGTGCGCGCGGCGTACCCCTTCCCCCGGCCGCGCATGCACGTCAGCATCTCGTCCGCGCCCAGGCGCGCGGCCAGCGGCGCCACCACGGGCAGCGGAGAGCTGGAGACCAGCACCATCAGATCGCCCGCCACCGCGTGCCGCACATACGCGGCGAGGCCGGGCTCGTTCCACAGTGCCCGCCGCACCAGCGTGCCTCCCACGTCGAAGAACGCGGCCTTGCGCGGGACTTGGCGGGTTTTGACGGTGATGGGAGTGATCGGGGCAACCGTGTCGCTCATGCCCATCAGTACGAAGTGCCGCCACGCATCACTCAAAAGTCGTGGGGGTTTTCCCCACCCCGGAGTGACCGGACAGCGGGATGTCGCCGACAGGTCGGACGGTCGATCGTGGTGGTACGTGATCGACGACGTGGGACGACGTAAGGGGAAGGCACCATCATGCAGCTCAGGAGTGGTTCGGGCACCATCTGCAGGACGATCGCGGCGGCGGCGCTGCTGGCCGTGACCGCGAGCGTGGCCCTGCCGCTCGCCCCCGCAGACGCGCGGCCGTCGCAGCCGCCGCAGCCGCCCGCCGGTGTGTGGCAGGCCGACGGCTACGGCGAGGTGTTCTCGCTGGACGGGAGCCGGCTGCAGGAGTACCAGGTCACC
This portion of the Streptomyces sp. NBC_01750 genome encodes:
- a CDS encoding trypsin-like serine protease: MLRSRWLPVLALIVFAGVLRPGPASAATRTEGERFWTAERMADAVPVDSDRYGPERAEAPGGTKQGTYFGGLPMVGTFFYDGKPFGGRETSCTGSVVHSRGKDLVLTAGHCAIGLRSATHPVFVPQYRHGSSAANQPSGVFEVKRIFVDPRYRQNTKQPVSDLDLAFAQLAPNGRGKAENVTGALTFTRASGYRHTATVIGYPGGEDVNKQHQAFRCDVNTSSLPGFRQMRMVCGGFHGGVSGGPWITDYDPRTRTGKVIGNTGGYNGGGNDQNVDWITYSPLYGADAQALFNDAVAGTKDADIKRPPYVSGLGQPR
- a CDS encoding HAD family hydrolase, coding for MSDTVAPITPITVKTRQVPRKAAFFDVGGTLVRRALWNEPGLAAYVRHAVAGDLMVLVSSSPLPVVAPLAARLGADEMLTCMRGRGKGYAARTLMREYGFDPADCSAYADEAADLALLTEVGNPVVVGDDPVLLRRARRSTWPVLGDD